The following are encoded together in the Gordonia insulae genome:
- the efp gene encoding elongation factor P, which yields MATTADFKNGLVLRMDDQLWQIQEFQHVKPGKGPAFVRTKIKNVMSGKTVDKTFNAGVKVETATVDRRDMTYLYNDGSDYVFMDTQDYEQFAISPATVGEGARFLLENMTVQVSLNEGTPLFIELPVTIELLVQQTDPGLQGDRSTGGTKPATMETGAEIQVPLFINTGDKLKVDSRDGSYLGRVNA from the coding sequence ATGGCGACCACCGCCGATTTCAAGAACGGCCTCGTGCTGCGCATGGACGACCAGCTCTGGCAGATCCAGGAATTCCAGCACGTCAAGCCCGGCAAGGGCCCGGCGTTCGTGCGCACCAAGATCAAGAACGTGATGTCCGGCAAGACCGTCGACAAGACGTTCAACGCCGGCGTGAAGGTGGAGACCGCGACGGTCGACCGTCGCGACATGACCTACCTGTACAACGACGGCTCCGATTACGTGTTCATGGACACCCAGGACTACGAGCAGTTCGCGATCTCGCCGGCCACCGTCGGCGAGGGCGCGCGCTTCCTGCTGGAGAACATGACCGTGCAGGTCTCGCTCAACGAGGGCACCCCGCTGTTCATCGAGCTGCCGGTCACGATCGAGTTGCTGGTCCAGCAGACCGACCCGGGCCTGCAGGGCGACCGCTCCACCGGTGGTACCAAGCCCGCGACGATGGAGACCGGTGCCGAGATCCAGGTGCCGCTGTTCATCAACACCGGGGACAAGCTGAAGGTCGACTCCCGCGACGGCAGCTACCTCGGCCGCGTCAACGCTTGA
- the nusB gene encoding transcription antitermination factor NusB: MKKSGTRHKARRRAVDLLFEAEAKKVSPAQLVAERREYVRDDESVGTIHDYTATVIDGLSGDLTQVDAVVSSHLRGWTLERLPAVDRAILRLATWELFNAVDVDPVVIVDEAVELAKELSTDDSPAFVNGVLARIAELAPQVRAAAAAGDDRPAPGTE; encoded by the coding sequence GTGAAGAAATCCGGTACCCGACACAAGGCCCGCCGTCGCGCGGTCGACCTGCTGTTCGAGGCGGAGGCCAAGAAGGTCAGCCCCGCGCAGCTGGTCGCCGAGCGACGCGAGTACGTCCGCGACGACGAGAGCGTCGGCACCATCCACGACTACACCGCGACCGTCATCGACGGCCTGAGCGGCGATCTGACCCAGGTCGACGCCGTCGTCTCCTCGCATCTGCGCGGCTGGACACTGGAACGGCTGCCCGCGGTCGACCGTGCGATCCTGCGGCTGGCGACCTGGGAACTGTTCAACGCGGTCGACGTCGATCCCGTCGTGATCGTCGACGAGGCGGTGGAGCTGGCCAAGGAGCTCTCCACCGACGACTCGCCGGCGTTCGTCAACGGTGTGCTGGCACGGATCGCCGAACTGGCCCCGCAGGTGCGTGCCGCGGCGGCCGCGGGCGACGATCGCCCGGCCCCGGGCACCGAGTGA
- the pyrR gene encoding bifunctional pyr operon transcriptional regulator/uracil phosphoribosyltransferase PyrR: protein MSTDGVQPTDDARPSGRVLLDASDVARTIARVAHEVIEKTALDSSAAPRVVIIGIPTRGTYLASRLAEKINEFAGTDVPVGYLDITLYRDDLRAKPHRALERTVVPPGGVDNAVVVLVDDVLFSGRTVRAALDALRDLGRPAAVQLAVLVDRGHRELPLRADYVGKNIPTSRDENVSVHLEEHDGIDQVVLSPAPPRQTSVPGGQS, encoded by the coding sequence ATGTCGACTGACGGTGTGCAGCCAACCGACGATGCCCGGCCCTCCGGGCGGGTTCTGCTCGACGCTTCCGACGTAGCCCGCACCATTGCCCGGGTCGCGCACGAGGTGATCGAGAAGACGGCCCTCGACTCTTCCGCCGCACCCCGCGTGGTGATCATCGGAATCCCTACGCGTGGAACATATCTCGCTTCCCGCCTGGCCGAGAAGATCAACGAGTTCGCCGGCACCGACGTGCCGGTCGGATACCTCGACATCACGCTCTACCGCGACGACCTGCGTGCCAAGCCGCACCGGGCGCTGGAACGCACGGTCGTTCCGCCGGGCGGCGTCGACAACGCGGTCGTCGTGCTCGTCGACGACGTCCTCTTCTCCGGCCGGACCGTCCGCGCCGCGCTCGACGCGCTGCGCGACCTGGGGCGTCCGGCCGCGGTGCAGTTGGCCGTCCTGGTCGACCGCGGCCACCGCGAACTGCCGCTGCGCGCCGACTACGTCGGCAAGAACATCCCCACATCCCGCGACGAGAACGTGTCGGTGCACCTCGAGGAGCACGACGGCATCGACCAGGTCGTGTTGAGTCCGGCCCCGCCTCGGCAGACGTCCGTCCCCGGAGGCCAGAGCTGA
- a CDS encoding aspartate carbamoyltransferase catalytic subunit, translating into MRHLLSTQDLSADEATELLDEAERFEQALTGREVRKLPTLRGRTVMTVFYENSTRTRVSFEVAGKWMSADVINVSASSSSAGKGESLRDTAKTLHAAGADALIVRHPASGAAHQIAGWTAGPDDDGPAIINAGDGTHEHPTQALLDALTLRQRLGSLNGRRVAIVGDVLHSRVARSNAHLLSTLGAEVVLVAPPTLLPVGVAEWPVITSNDLDAELPAVDAVMMLRVQAERMNGGFFPSAREYSVRYGLNDRRMNLLPDDAVVLHPGPMLRGMEIGYSVADSPRATVLEQVRNGVHVRMAVLFRLLVGTDSAPSPANTPGAQRGEMQK; encoded by the coding sequence ATGCGTCACCTGCTCTCCACCCAGGATCTCTCCGCCGACGAGGCGACCGAACTCCTCGACGAGGCAGAACGTTTCGAACAGGCTCTGACCGGGCGCGAGGTCCGCAAGCTCCCGACGCTGCGGGGCCGCACGGTCATGACGGTCTTCTACGAGAACTCGACCCGCACCCGGGTGTCCTTCGAGGTGGCCGGCAAATGGATGAGCGCCGACGTCATCAACGTGAGTGCGTCGAGCAGTTCGGCAGGCAAGGGCGAGTCGCTGCGGGACACCGCCAAGACGCTCCATGCGGCGGGCGCCGACGCACTGATCGTCCGGCACCCGGCCTCCGGAGCCGCGCATCAGATCGCGGGCTGGACCGCGGGTCCCGACGACGACGGGCCGGCCATCATCAATGCCGGCGACGGCACCCACGAGCATCCGACCCAGGCGTTGCTCGACGCGCTCACCCTGCGCCAGCGACTCGGGTCGCTGAACGGGCGCCGCGTCGCGATCGTCGGTGACGTCCTGCACTCGCGGGTGGCCCGATCCAATGCCCACCTGCTGTCCACCCTGGGCGCCGAGGTGGTGCTCGTGGCGCCGCCGACGCTGCTGCCGGTCGGGGTGGCGGAATGGCCGGTGATCACGTCCAACGACCTCGACGCCGAACTGCCCGCGGTCGACGCGGTGATGATGCTGCGCGTGCAGGCCGAGCGGATGAACGGCGGATTCTTCCCGAGCGCGCGTGAGTACTCGGTGCGTTACGGCCTCAACGACCGACGGATGAACCTGCTGCCCGACGACGCCGTGGTCCTGCATCCCGGCCCGATGCTGCGCGGCATGGAGATCGGCTACTCGGTCGCCGATTCACCGCGCGCGACCGTGCTCGAGCAGGTCCGCAACGGCGTGCACGTGCGGATGGCGGTGCTGTTCCGCCTGCTCGTCGGCACCGACAGCGCGCCGAGCCCGGCGAACACCCCGGGAGCCCAGCGAGGGGAGATGCAGAAGTGA
- a CDS encoding dihydroorotase: protein MSAPTSGSVLITDVRPYGEGEPIDVVVVDGTINEIGSELSAPAGADRIDGGGAILLPGLVDLHTHLREPGREDTETIRTGSAAAALGGYTAVFAMANTDPVADNSTVTDNVWRTGRDIGLVDVYPVGAVTVGLAGKQLAEMGMMAAGVAGVRMFSDDGKCVDDPLLMRRALEYAKSLDVLIAQHAEEPRLTVGAVAHEGPNAARLGLAGWPRAAEESIVIRDALLARDAGTRVHICHASTEGTVELLRWARAQGIAISAEVTPHHLLLDDSRLATYDPVNKVNPPLREARDNIALRQALADGVIDCVATDHAPHAAQEKACEFGQARPGMLGLQTALPIVVETMVATGLLDWRGVAKVMSERPAQIVGLTDQGRPIEVGEPANLTLIDPDTSWVVDPDGLASLSRNTPYESMTMPATVTATVLRGVVTARDGEVTR, encoded by the coding sequence GTGAGCGCTCCGACATCCGGATCGGTCCTGATCACCGACGTCCGTCCCTACGGCGAGGGTGAGCCGATCGACGTAGTGGTCGTCGACGGCACCATCAACGAGATCGGCTCGGAGTTGTCCGCGCCGGCCGGGGCCGACCGCATCGACGGCGGCGGCGCGATCCTGCTGCCGGGTCTGGTCGACCTGCACACCCACCTGCGTGAGCCCGGCCGGGAAGACACCGAGACGATCCGCACCGGATCCGCGGCGGCCGCGCTCGGTGGCTACACCGCGGTGTTCGCCATGGCGAACACCGATCCGGTCGCCGACAACTCGACCGTCACCGACAACGTCTGGCGCACGGGCCGCGACATCGGACTCGTCGACGTGTACCCGGTCGGTGCCGTCACCGTCGGGCTCGCCGGCAAGCAACTCGCCGAGATGGGCATGATGGCGGCCGGCGTGGCGGGAGTGCGCATGTTCAGCGACGACGGCAAGTGCGTCGACGACCCGCTACTCATGCGCCGCGCACTCGAGTACGCGAAGAGCCTCGACGTGTTGATCGCCCAGCACGCGGAGGAGCCGCGGCTGACCGTCGGGGCCGTCGCCCACGAAGGACCGAATGCCGCACGGCTCGGTCTCGCCGGGTGGCCCCGTGCCGCCGAGGAGTCGATCGTCATCCGCGACGCACTGTTGGCGCGGGATGCCGGGACCCGGGTCCACATCTGTCACGCCTCCACCGAGGGCACCGTCGAACTGCTGCGCTGGGCGCGCGCGCAGGGGATCGCGATCAGCGCCGAGGTGACGCCGCACCATCTGTTGCTCGACGACTCGCGCCTTGCCACGTACGACCCGGTGAACAAGGTCAACCCACCGCTGCGCGAGGCCCGCGACAACATCGCGCTGCGGCAGGCGCTCGCCGACGGTGTGATCGACTGCGTCGCCACCGATCACGCGCCGCATGCCGCCCAGGAGAAGGCGTGTGAGTTCGGCCAGGCCCGACCGGGCATGCTCGGACTGCAGACCGCATTGCCGATCGTCGTCGAGACGATGGTCGCCACCGGCCTGCTGGACTGGCGCGGCGTCGCGAAGGTGATGAGCGAGCGGCCGGCACAGATCGTCGGGCTGACCGATCAGGGACGGCCGATCGAGGTCGGGGAGCCGGCCAATCTCACGCTGATCGATCCGGACACGTCGTGGGTTGTCGACCCCGACGGCCTGGCCAGCCTGTCACGCAACACCCCGTACGAGTCGATGACGATGCCCGCCACCGTGACCGCGACCGTGCTCCGCGGGGTGGTCACCGCTCGCGACGGTGAGGTCACCCGATGA
- a CDS encoding PH-like domain-containing protein, with translation MSGFELTVLLVVVLVWLGLVALAVRGWRNRGRRQADVIGTPPAVPADLSAPTRGPDTGLYVGSTMAPSWQNRIAVGDFGDRAAAAISAYPDGILIERRGASEIWIPRSSITAVRTERGLAGKVMTADGVLVIRWVLPSGTEIDSGLRADDKSVYPGWVADYAATAAEHDAGSAASGQDEKGKEQ, from the coding sequence ATGAGCGGGTTCGAGCTGACCGTCCTGCTGGTCGTGGTCCTGGTCTGGTTGGGACTGGTCGCCCTCGCTGTGCGCGGGTGGCGCAACCGCGGCCGTCGTCAGGCGGACGTGATCGGGACGCCCCCGGCGGTTCCCGCCGACCTCTCCGCACCGACGCGCGGTCCCGACACCGGCTTGTACGTCGGCAGCACCATGGCGCCGAGCTGGCAGAACCGGATCGCGGTGGGGGACTTCGGGGATCGCGCCGCCGCGGCGATATCCGCGTACCCGGACGGCATCCTGATCGAACGGCGGGGCGCATCCGAGATCTGGATCCCGCGGTCGTCGATCACCGCGGTGCGGACCGAGCGCGGTCTGGCCGGGAAGGTGATGACCGCGGACGGCGTGCTGGTGATCCGCTGGGTGTTGCCGAGCGGGACCGAGATCGACTCGGGCCTGCGCGCGGACGACAAGAGTGTTTATCCCGGGTGGGTTGCCGACTACGCGGCCACGGCAGCTGAACACGACGCCGGGAGCGCGGCGAGCGGGCAGGACGAGAAGGGGAAAGAGCAATGA